Below is a window of Andreesenia angusta DNA.
CTCTAGTACACCGCTTTCGCTTGCAGCTTTGTCCTTTTTGCCTCTAGCCAGTGTAAGTGAGACAAGTATTGAGATCATGGCCGGGATTATAAATCCGTCTTTTCCGAAAGCCAAAAGACTTAGGGCAGAACAGGTCACGCCTATAACTGCCGGCATATGGTTCTCCTGCGACTTCCACTGCTCTACAAAAGTCACTACGAATAGGGCTGTAAGCACAAAGTCCAGTCCCTCTATGCTGAAAGAGACCATGCTCCCTAGAAAAGCTCCCAGAGCTGACCCTGCAACCCAGTAAAAGTGGTTGAGCGCCGTTATAAAAAACATAAACCAGTTTCTATCCACTCCCTCGGGCGGCTCCGAGGAATGGACTATCGAGAATGTCTCATCGCAAAGCCCGAATATGAGATAGGGCTTTAAAGCTCCTGTACCCTTGAATTTATCTAGCAGCGAAATGCCGTAGAATAGATGCCTTGCGCTTACCATTATCGTCATAAGCAGCGCATAAAGCGGATTGAATGCAGTTGTAAGAAAAGTTATTGCAAGGTACTGAGAAGCCCCAGTAAATACAATAAAACTCATAAGCGCTGTCCATCCAACTCCATATCCCTTGCTGTTCATAAGTATTCCGTATGCTATCCCCAAGAAAGTAAACCCCGTGAAGACTGGAATTGTATGTGGGAATGCGGCTTTCAACGATTCTATTTTTTCTTTCAAATCCTTCACCACCTGTGTCTAAACTAAAAAAAACGGCGCAAATTCCCCCGTTATCTAAGTATACCACAACTAGAGTAATCTGCGCCTTTGTTATCTATTCAATTTTTCCCACATCTGTGGATGTTGCTTTTTCAAGTTTATAGGCCTGAACTCTGAGTCCACAAATATATGCTCTGTCCTCCCGGTTGCAAGCAGCTCGGAGTCCTCTTTTCTGAACACCATGTACTCAAAGTAGAACTTGGCCCTCTTTACCTCGGAAAGCCTAGTCTCTACAGTCACTATGTCGTCATACTTGGCTGGATGGCGGTACTTGCAGTTCACTTCAAGCACCGGCACCATTATTCCCTGGCTCTCCATAGCTCTGTAGTCAAGCCCTATATCCCTCAGGTATTCAACCCTTCCGACTTCAAACCAGGCCAGGTAGTTTGCATGGTATACAACGCCCATCTGATCTGTCTCGGAGTACCTAACTCTTATCTCTGTTCTATTCATCTAATTGCAAGCCTTTCTAAACCTTTATAGAATTCTTGTATATAAGCCCTTTAAGCGGATCCATTCTTATGACTTCGTCGTCTTCAAGCCTCAACTTGGCGTCTTCCACCCCGACTATCACAGGTATTCCTATGTTGAGCGCGACTATCGCTCCGTTTGAAGTGTAGCCTCCCTCTTCTGTTATAAGCCCCGAGGCTTTTTCAAGGTATTTAACCATAGGCTTTTCTACGCTCATAGCCACTACTATGTCTCCTGGCCTGAACTTTTTCTTGAAGTCCTCTAGAGTGGATATATTACATACCCTTCCATCTATAGGTGCCCTTCCTATTCCAGTTCCCTTGAGTATACTCTCACCTACTCTCTGGACTTTTATCATATTGGTACTTCCAGCCACCCCTACAGGTATACCTGTAGTTATGACTATAAGATCGCCGTCTCCTATAAACCCGTTGTCTATAGACGCATCTATCGAATGCTCTATCAGGTCATCTGTGGCATCCGACTCAGTAGCTATTACAGGGTATACTCCCCATACAAGCGAAAGCCTTCTGAACACTTTTCGAGACTCTGTAGCTGCTATTATAGGCGACTTAGGCCTGAAGCTCGAAACCACTATAGGCGTGTATCCACTTGCCGTAGGCGAAAGTATCGCCTTGGCCCCTAGGTTCTGGGCTGTGGCACATGCTGAGAAGCTTATGGCATCTGTGATGCTCGAGTCCTGCTGTATGGACTTCTCTTTCAGAATCCTCTTGTAGTTCATGGAGTCCTCTGTCTTTATAGCTATGTTCTTCATGGTTGTGACAGCTTCCACAGGGTATTTGCCCATCGCAGTCTCGCCAGAGAGCATTATGGCGTCTGTTCCATCGAGTATGGCGTTTGCCACGTCAGTGACCTCTGCTCTTGTAGGCCTTGGATTCCTTATCATGGAGTCCAGCATCTGCGTAGCTGTGATTACAGGCTTTCCAGCCTCGTTACATTTCTTTATGATATGCTTCTGTACCATAGGCACGTCTTCAGGCGGAATCTCGACCCCAAGGTCTCCCCTAGCCACCATTATTCCGTCCGAAACCTCTATTATCTGGTCTATATTCTCCACGCCTTCGTGGTTCTCTATCTTGGATATTATGTGTATGTCGGTGCCGTGGTTCTCCTCTAGCACCTTCCTTATGTCCAGCACATCCTGCGCCTTTCTCACAAAAGAGGCGGCTATGAAGTCCACTTCCTGCGCTATCCCGAATTTTATATCCGATACATCCCTCTCTGTGACGGCGGGCAAGTTTATGTTGACCATGGGGATGTTCACGCCCTTGTGGTTTGAAACAGGCCCTCCATTTTTCACCTTGCACCTTATCTCTGTTCCCTCTATCTTGACTATCTCAAGCTCTATAAGCCCGTCGTCTATCAGTATCCTGTCTCCTACCTTCACGTCGTCTGCCAGATGTTCATAGGTGACGCTGCAAATGGTGTTGTCTCCAACTATGTCCCTTGTTGTCACAGTGTAGTCCTGACCGTCCTCCAGTATTACTTCCTTTTCCGCAAAGTCCCTTGTCCTTATCTCTGGCCCCTTGGTGTCTAGCATTATGGCTACAGGAAGCTCAAGCTCTTCTCTTACAGCCTTTATCGTCTCCATCCTGGCCAGATGCTCAGGGTGAGATCCGTGGGAGAAGTTAAGCCTCGCCACATTGAGTCCCCTCTTCATTATCTCGGCCAAGACTTCTCTGCTGTCTGAAGCAGGCCCTATAGTTGCAACTATCTTAGTCTTTTTCATCTTCATCCCCCTTAAATCGAAAGTATGTCCGTCAGCTTGTAGGTCTCCTCATCAAATACCTTTTCCATTGAAAGCCCAATTTCTATTTCCTCTGCTACAAGCACTCCGTTTCGCCTTCCCACTAGCTTCCCTGCATCTCCTTCCAGTAGAAGCTGCACTGCCTTGGCTCCCAGCCTACTGGCAAGTGTCCTGTCAAAGGCAGAAGGACTTCCTCCTCTTTGCAGATGTCCCAGTATAGTCACTCTAGTGTCTATGTCCGTGTTCTTCTTTATAATGTCTCCAAGCTCGTAAGGCGTTACATCTCCAACTCCTTCTGCAAATATTATTATAGAGTGCCTCTTGCCTCTATTTCTGGAGTCTATGAGCTTCTTGCATATATTTACTTCGTCTAGCCCGACTTCAGGGACTATTACGCTGTCCGCCCCACCTGCAAGCCCAGACTGCAGCGCTATATCTCCGCACCTTCTTCCCATCACCTCTATTATACTGGCCCTTCCGTGCGACTCAGTTGTATCCCTTATCTTGCCTATGGCGTCTACCACTGTGTTTACAACTGTGTCGAAGCCTATAGTGTAGTCTGTATACCCAAGGTCGTTGTCTATCGTCCCTGGAACTCCTATGACAGGAACACCTAGCTTGCTAAGGTCCAGCGCTCCTCTGAAAGTTCCGTCTCCGCCTATGACTACAAGTCCATCTATGTTGAACACCTTGAGTATGTTCAGCGCCTTTTCCTTTCCTCTGTCAGTCATAAACTCGTCGCTTCTAGCGCTTCTGAGGATAGTTCCACCTCTCTGGATTATATTGGCCACAGATGAAAGCTCCATCTCCTCTATCTTGCCTTCCATAAGACCCTTGAATCCCTCTTTTATTCCAAGCACCTTCAGGCCGCTGTATATGCCGTATCTCACCACAGCCCTTATGGCCGCGTTCATTCCCGGCGAATCTCCTCCACTTGTAAGCACACCTATTGTCTTCAAACTAATTCCCCCTTGGTTTAAACTACTTTTATATTGCCTGCTCCAAGGAGAGATTCAACTCTCTCCTCTAGGCTTTCCTCTGATATATTTACCCAAAATTCCCTTGAAGCCTTAACTGTTTTCTTATTTTTTTCTAGATATATATACACAGGTATGTCTCCTGGGTAGTCTTTTAGCACGTATTTTATGTTTTCAATTTCAGCTATATCCCTGTCGTATGGCAGTTTTATATACACTTTCTTAAGCCCTTTCGACGCCTCGTCTATGTCGTGCAGTCGCTCCGCTATTATGGACTTTCTGCCCTCATCTTCAGATATGCTGAGTTTTCCGTCTACAAGCACTATCCTGCCCTCTTCCAAGAGCTCTCTGTGCCTCTCGTAGACAGCCGGAAACACCACGACCTCTATGTCTCCGAAGAGGTCTTCTATAGTCACGAAGCTCATCATGTTGTTGTTTCTGGTGAGCTTGTTTTTCTTGGCGCTTATTATCCCAGCTATCTTGACTCTCTTGCCGTCTTTGACCCTTTGGTCGAAAGAGCCTTCCTCTGATCCGTCGCTGTTTATATCGTGTGTGTTTATATTAGAGAGCTTCTTTACAGCCTCCTCGTAGTCTGAAAGAGGGTGCCCAGTTATATATATCCCTGTCATCTCTTTTTCCATGGAGAGAATTATTTGCTTGGAAAACTCCTCTATGTCTGGAAGGCTGTCCAGATCCAGACTCTTGTTCTCTGAAGTGTCAACTGTCTCAAAGAGCGAGAACTGCCCTTCTATGTTCTTCTTCTTTTCCTTCTGCACTCCGTCTAGTATCCTCTCGTATACAGCTATAAGCTGGGCCCTCTTGTACCCAAGAGAGTCGAAAGCGCCGGCCTTTATAAGGCTCTCTATCATCCTCTTGTTGATTGATGAGTCGGCCCGCTTGCAGAAATCCACAAAGCTCTTGTACTTCCCGCCATGCTGTCTTTCTTTGACCATGTCCTCTATGGCATTTTTCCCCACGTTCTTGACCGCCGAAAGCCCAAATCTTATCTTGCCATCCACAACTGTGAACTTGAGATAGCTCTCGTTTATGTCCGGAGGCAGTATATCTATTCCAAGCCTTTTGCACTCGTGTATATACAGCGATACGGAATCCGAGCTGCCCATGACGCTTGAGATAAGCGCCGCCATAAATTCCACAGGGTAGTAGTGCTTTAGCCACGCAGTCCTGTAGGCCACAAGCGCATACGCCGCCGAATGCGATTTGTTGAACGCATATTTGGCAAAATCTATCATTTCATCATAAATCCGGTTGGCGGTGGATTCGTCTACACCTTTCCTGAGCGCGCCCTCTATCTCGCAGTTGCCGTCACTGTCCAGCTTTCCGTATATGAAGTTCTTCCGCTCTTCCTCCATGACGTCCATCTTCTTCTTCCCCATGGCCCTTCTCACAAGGTCCGATCTGGCCATAGAGAAGCCTCCTATGTCCCGGACTATCTGCATTACCTGTTCCTGGTACACCATGCATCCGTAGGTAACATTGAGAATTGGTTC
It encodes the following:
- the pfkA gene encoding 6-phosphofructokinase, with protein sequence MKTIGVLTSGGDSPGMNAAIRAVVRYGIYSGLKVLGIKEGFKGLMEGKIEEMELSSVANIIQRGGTILRSARSDEFMTDRGKEKALNILKVFNIDGLVVIGGDGTFRGALDLSKLGVPVIGVPGTIDNDLGYTDYTIGFDTVVNTVVDAIGKIRDTTESHGRASIIEVMGRRCGDIALQSGLAGGADSVIVPEVGLDEVNICKKLIDSRNRGKRHSIIIFAEGVGDVTPYELGDIIKKNTDIDTRVTILGHLQRGGSPSAFDRTLASRLGAKAVQLLLEGDAGKLVGRRNGVLVAEEIEIGLSMEKVFDEETYKLTDILSI
- the pyk gene encoding pyruvate kinase, which produces MKKTKIVATIGPASDSREVLAEIMKRGLNVARLNFSHGSHPEHLARMETIKAVREELELPVAIMLDTKGPEIRTRDFAEKEVILEDGQDYTVTTRDIVGDNTICSVTYEHLADDVKVGDRILIDDGLIELEIVKIEGTEIRCKVKNGGPVSNHKGVNIPMVNINLPAVTERDVSDIKFGIAQEVDFIAASFVRKAQDVLDIRKVLEENHGTDIHIISKIENHEGVENIDQIIEVSDGIMVARGDLGVEIPPEDVPMVQKHIIKKCNEAGKPVITATQMLDSMIRNPRPTRAEVTDVANAILDGTDAIMLSGETAMGKYPVEAVTTMKNIAIKTEDSMNYKRILKEKSIQQDSSITDAISFSACATAQNLGAKAILSPTASGYTPIVVSSFRPKSPIIAATESRKVFRRLSLVWGVYPVIATESDATDDLIEHSIDASIDNGFIGDGDLIVITTGIPVGVAGSTNMIKVQRVGESILKGTGIGRAPIDGRVCNISTLEDFKKKFRPGDIVVAMSVEKPMVKYLEKASGLITEEGGYTSNGAIVALNIGIPVIVGVEDAKLRLEDDEVIRMDPLKGLIYKNSIKV
- a CDS encoding AzlC family ABC transporter permease, with the protein product MKEKIESLKAAFPHTIPVFTGFTFLGIAYGILMNSKGYGVGWTALMSFIVFTGASQYLAITFLTTAFNPLYALLMTIMVSARHLFYGISLLDKFKGTGALKPYLIFGLCDETFSIVHSSEPPEGVDRNWFMFFITALNHFYWVAGSALGAFLGSMVSFSIEGLDFVLTALFVVTFVEQWKSQENHMPAVIGVTCSALSLLAFGKDGFIIPAMISILVSLTLARGKKDKAASESGVLEEGIE
- a CDS encoding acyl-CoA thioesterase; this encodes MNRTEIRVRYSETDQMGVVYHANYLAWFEVGRVEYLRDIGLDYRAMESQGIMVPVLEVNCKYRHPAKYDDIVTVETRLSEVKRAKFYFEYMVFRKEDSELLATGRTEHIFVDSEFRPINLKKQHPQMWEKLNR